The following coding sequences are from one uncultured Bacteroides sp. window:
- a CDS encoding long-chain fatty acid--CoA ligase, with amino-acid sequence MIKENFIKLYESSFRENWDLPCYTDYGENENYTYGEVAEEIAKLHLLFKHCNVRRGDKIALIGKNNSKWCIAYMATITYGCIIVPILQDFNPNDVHHIVNHSESIFLFTSDTIWDTLEEEKLSGLRAVFSLSDFRCLAQRDGETIQKFIKEISNEMEQLYPNGYSKENVQYTTLGNEKVMLLNYTSGTTGFSKGVMLTGNNLAGNVTFGIRTELLKKGDKVLSFLPLAHAYGCAFDFLTATAVGTHVTLLGKTPSPKIIMKAFEEVKPNLIITVPLVIEKIYKNVIQPLINKKGMKWALNIPLLDVQIYGQIRKKLIDALGGRFKEIIIGGAAMNSEVEDFFHKIKFPFTIGYGMTECGPLISYSPWNEFIHTSSGKILDIMEARIYKEKKDAEVGEIQVRGENVMVGYYKNPEATQEVFTKDGWLRTGDLGRIDINGNIFIRGRSKTMILSSSGQNIFPEEIEARLNNMPFILESLVIEKNKKLVALVYADYETLESLDLNHPEHLKTIMNENLKNLNAVVANYEKVSRIQLYPTEFEKTPKRSIKRYLYNTITND; translated from the coding sequence ATGATAAAAGAGAATTTTATTAAGCTATATGAGAGCAGTTTTCGTGAGAATTGGGATCTTCCATGTTATACTGACTATGGAGAAAATGAAAACTACACTTATGGAGAAGTAGCCGAAGAAATTGCTAAACTTCATCTACTGTTCAAGCACTGCAACGTAAGACGCGGCGATAAAATCGCCTTAATAGGAAAAAATAATTCCAAATGGTGCATAGCATACATGGCAACCATAACTTATGGATGCATCATCGTACCAATATTACAAGATTTTAATCCAAATGATGTTCACCACATTGTTAATCACTCTGAATCTATTTTCCTCTTTACCAGTGATACTATTTGGGATACCCTCGAAGAGGAAAAATTATCTGGATTACGAGCAGTATTCTCATTAAGTGACTTTCGCTGTTTGGCACAACGGGATGGAGAAACCATTCAAAAATTCATAAAAGAGATAAGCAATGAAATGGAGCAGTTGTACCCTAATGGCTATTCTAAAGAAAATGTGCAATATACGACGTTAGGTAATGAGAAAGTGATGTTACTAAACTATACATCCGGAACAACAGGCTTTAGTAAAGGGGTTATGTTGACAGGTAATAATTTAGCAGGCAACGTCACATTTGGTATTCGAACCGAATTATTAAAAAAAGGAGATAAAGTTCTATCCTTTCTACCATTAGCACATGCCTATGGCTGTGCTTTCGACTTTCTTACAGCAACAGCAGTTGGTACGCATGTCACTCTATTAGGCAAAACTCCTTCTCCCAAAATTATAATGAAAGCTTTTGAAGAAGTAAAACCCAATCTTATTATTACTGTACCATTAGTCATTGAAAAAATATACAAGAATGTAATACAACCCCTGATCAATAAGAAAGGGATGAAATGGGCGCTTAACATCCCGTTATTAGATGTACAAATATATGGACAAATACGAAAAAAGCTTATAGATGCGTTAGGAGGAAGATTTAAAGAGATTATAATAGGTGGAGCCGCCATGAATTCAGAAGTCGAGGATTTCTTTCATAAAATAAAATTCCCCTTCACTATTGGGTACGGTATGACAGAATGCGGACCTTTAATCAGCTACTCCCCCTGGAACGAATTCATACACACCTCATCTGGGAAAATATTAGATATCATGGAGGCACGTATTTATAAAGAAAAGAAAGATGCAGAAGTTGGAGAAATACAAGTAAGAGGTGAAAATGTCATGGTCGGATACTACAAAAACCCAGAAGCAACCCAAGAAGTTTTCACCAAGGACGGATGGTTACGTACAGGAGACCTAGGACGAATTGATATCAATGGCAACATTTTTATCAGAGGACGCAGTAAAACGATGATACTCAGTTCCAGTGGACAAAATATTTTTCCAGAAGAAATAGAAGCGCGATTGAATAACATGCCATTCATTCTCGAAAGTCTAGTTATAGAAAAAAACAAAAAATTGGTCGCATTAGTTTATGCAGATTATGAAACACTTGAATCACTAGATTTAAACCATCCAGAGCACTTAAAAACCATTATGAATGAAAATTTAAAAAACCTAAATGCGGTTGTTGCAAACTATGAAAAAGTTAGTAGAATACAACTTTATCCTACAGAATTTGAGAAAACCCCAAAAAGAAGTATCAAAAGATATCTATATAACACTATAACAAACGATTAG
- the mtaB gene encoding tRNA (N(6)-L-threonylcarbamoyladenosine(37)-C(2))-methylthiotransferase MtaB, which yields MIDTTIFQDKTAVYYTLGCKLNFSETSTIGKTLREAGVRTVRKGEQADICVVNTCSVTEMADKKCRQIIHRLVKQHPGAFVVVTGCYAQLKPDNVAKIEGVDLVLGAEQKANIMEYMSELKKADSGEAHISSLKDIHSFAPSCSRGDRTRFFLKVQDGCDYYCTYCTIPFARGRSRSGTITSLVKQAEQAVLEGGKEIVLTGVNIGDFGKNTGETFYDLVKALDLVEGIERYRISSIEPNLLTDEIIEYVASSKHFMPHFHIPLQSGSDEVLTLMRRKYDTSLFASKVRKIKELMPDAFIGVDVIVGTRGETDEYFQKAYEFIEGLDISQLHVFTYSERPGTQALKIDHVVSSAEKHKRSQCLLELSEKKMKAFYSRFIDSELPVLLEKPKPGAPMHGFTPNYIRVELPSGQGEDNQVVTLKLGDFNEDGTALSSKVINNI from the coding sequence ATGATTGATACTACAATATTTCAAGATAAGACAGCCGTTTATTATACTCTTGGCTGTAAATTAAATTTCTCAGAGACTTCTACTATAGGAAAGACTCTTCGTGAAGCTGGCGTACGCACTGTACGTAAAGGAGAACAAGCAGATATTTGCGTTGTTAATACGTGTTCCGTGACAGAAATGGCAGATAAAAAATGTCGTCAAATCATTCATCGTTTAGTAAAGCAACATCCGGGAGCATTTGTGGTTGTAACTGGTTGTTATGCTCAATTAAAGCCAGATAATGTTGCTAAAATAGAAGGAGTAGATTTGGTATTAGGAGCCGAACAAAAAGCTAATATAATGGAATATATGAGTGAACTGAAAAAAGCAGATTCAGGTGAAGCTCATATTTCATCCTTAAAAGATATCCATTCTTTTGCACCTTCTTGCTCAAGGGGGGATCGCACGAGATTTTTCCTTAAAGTTCAAGATGGTTGTGATTATTATTGTACTTATTGCACAATCCCTTTTGCGCGCGGCAGGAGCAGGAGTGGTACGATAACCTCTCTGGTAAAACAAGCCGAACAAGCTGTTTTAGAAGGTGGTAAAGAAATTGTCTTGACAGGGGTGAATATAGGTGATTTTGGTAAGAATACAGGAGAAACTTTTTATGATTTGGTAAAAGCTCTCGATCTAGTTGAAGGTATAGAACGTTACCGTATATCTTCTATAGAGCCTAATTTGCTAACAGATGAAATTATAGAATATGTTGCTTCTTCTAAGCATTTTATGCCTCATTTTCATATACCACTGCAATCTGGTAGTGATGAGGTTTTGACGTTGATGCGTCGCAAATATGATACGTCTCTTTTTGCATCTAAAGTGAGAAAGATCAAAGAGCTGATGCCAGATGCTTTCATTGGAGTAGATGTAATCGTTGGTACTCGTGGTGAGACAGATGAATATTTTCAAAAAGCCTATGAATTTATTGAGGGACTTGATATTAGCCAATTACATGTCTTTACGTACTCTGAACGTCCTGGAACTCAAGCTCTTAAAATAGACCATGTGGTGAGTTCTGCTGAAAAGCATAAACGTAGTCAATGTTTGCTTGAGCTATCAGAGAAAAAGATGAAGGCATTTTATTCTCGCTTTATTGACTCTGAACTACCTGTGCTGCTCGAAAAGCCTAAACCGGGAGCACCTATGCATGGATTTACTCCTAATTATATTCGCGTGGAATTGCCAAGTGGACAGGGGGAAGATAACCAGGTTGTGACCCTTAAATTGGGAGATTTTAACGAGGATGGAACCGCTCTTTCGTCTAAAGTGATAAATAACATATAA
- a CDS encoding lysophospholipid acyltransferase family protein: MSRLAYFFVYLGMWLLSIQPLSRLYVLSDILYIIMYRIIRYRRSVVGRNLKKSFPEKSMKDLKIIEKRFYHYICDYMLESLKMLKMPVDELHQRMRFENTEEYLGMIEKYGGIVVMMPHYANFEWTIGMGMYMKQEDIPMQVYKPLKNPFVDRLFRDIRSRFGGYNVPKAETAKEVIKAKHAGKKLALGLVADQSPNSHGLHFWTTFLNQETAFMDGGERIARMMNYPVFYCELEKKKRGYCSARFVLMTEYPKNTAEGEITEMYARHVEQTILREPAYWFWSHKRWKYKRT, from the coding sequence ATGTCTAGATTAGCTTATTTTTTTGTTTATTTGGGAATGTGGCTGTTATCTATACAGCCGCTTTCCAGGCTCTATGTTTTGTCGGACATATTATATATTATTATGTATAGAATCATCCGTTATAGGCGTAGTGTTGTGGGGCGCAATTTGAAAAAATCTTTTCCAGAAAAATCGATGAAGGATTTGAAAATTATTGAAAAGCGTTTTTATCATTATATTTGCGATTATATGCTTGAGAGTCTGAAGATGTTGAAAATGCCAGTGGATGAACTGCATCAACGGATGCGTTTTGAAAATACTGAAGAGTATTTGGGAATGATAGAAAAGTATGGGGGAATAGTGGTAATGATGCCTCATTATGCCAATTTTGAATGGACTATTGGAATGGGGATGTATATGAAGCAGGAAGACATACCTATGCAAGTTTATAAGCCATTGAAAAATCCTTTTGTTGATAGACTCTTTCGTGATATACGTTCTCGTTTTGGAGGATATAATGTGCCGAAAGCTGAAACTGCTAAAGAGGTGATAAAAGCTAAGCATGCAGGTAAAAAGCTTGCTTTAGGCCTTGTCGCTGATCAATCACCAAATAGCCATGGACTGCATTTTTGGACTACTTTTTTGAATCAAGAAACTGCTTTTATGGATGGTGGAGAGCGAATAGCACGTATGATGAATTATCCGGTATTTTATTGCGAATTAGAAAAGAAAAAGAGAGGATATTGCAGTGCTCGTTTTGTTTTAATGACAGAGTATCCTAAGAATACTGCAGAGGGAGAAATAACAGAAATGTACGCTCGTCATGTGGAACAAACTATTTTGCGTGAACCTGCGTATTGGTTTTGGTCTCATAAAAGGTGGAAATATAAACGAACTTAG
- a CDS encoding glycosyltransferase family 2 protein, with product MYKVSIVILNWNGCEMLRSFLPSVVAYSKDSNIEICVADNGSTDSSVHMLTQEFPSVRLILLKENKGFADGYNLALQEVDSEYVVLLNSDVEVTQNWLSPILDYMDKHPQTSACQPKICSWANKEYFEYAGASGGFIDFYGYPFCRGRILSMLEKDYGQYNDIIPVFWASGAALFIRLRDYLEVGGLDGRFFAHMEEIDLCWRLRARGKEIVCVPQSVVYHLGGGTLKKENPRKTFLNFRNNLLMLYKNLSKEEYHSVMRVRFFLDYSAFFSFLLKGQIANAKAVFLARRSFYQIYSSFSLDRENNLKKTILNPIPERMKKSILALFYIKAKKRFSMLDIRVNG from the coding sequence ATGTATAAGGTTAGTATTGTTATATTGAATTGGAATGGGTGCGAAATGCTTCGTTCTTTTCTGCCTTCTGTAGTGGCGTATTCAAAAGATTCTAATATTGAAATTTGCGTGGCGGATAATGGCTCTACAGATTCTTCCGTGCACATGCTTACTCAAGAATTCCCTTCAGTTAGACTCATTTTATTAAAAGAAAACAAAGGCTTTGCTGATGGATATAATTTAGCCTTGCAAGAGGTTGATTCAGAGTATGTCGTTCTTCTTAATTCTGATGTAGAGGTAACTCAAAACTGGCTTTCTCCTATTCTTGATTATATGGATAAGCATCCTCAGACGAGTGCTTGTCAGCCTAAAATATGTAGTTGGGCTAATAAAGAATATTTTGAATATGCGGGTGCCTCAGGAGGCTTTATTGACTTTTATGGTTATCCGTTTTGTCGGGGTAGAATTCTATCAATGTTAGAAAAAGATTACGGACAATACAATGATATTATACCTGTTTTTTGGGCTAGTGGAGCAGCCTTGTTTATTCGGTTGAGGGATTATCTAGAGGTTGGTGGTCTTGACGGTCGTTTTTTTGCTCATATGGAAGAAATAGATCTTTGTTGGCGCTTAAGAGCTCGTGGTAAAGAAATTGTATGTGTACCTCAAAGCGTGGTCTATCATCTTGGTGGCGGTACACTTAAAAAGGAAAATCCGCGTAAGACGTTTCTTAATTTTCGGAATAATCTTCTTATGTTGTATAAAAATCTTTCGAAAGAGGAGTATCACTCAGTCATGAGAGTGCGTTTTTTTCTTGATTATTCGGCCTTTTTCTCCTTTTTGTTGAAAGGACAAATTGCAAATGCTAAAGCGGTCTTTCTTGCTCGTCGTAGTTTTTATCAGATTTATTCTTCTTTTTCTTTAGATAGAGAAAATAATCTGAAGAAAACAATTCTTAATCCTATTCCTGAACGAATGAAAAAGAGTATATTGGCATTGTTTTATATAAAAGCTAAAAAGAGGTTTTCTATGCTTGACATTAGAGTTAATGGTTAA
- a CDS encoding methylglyoxal synthase, with translation MKKLVRKIGLVAHDAMKKDLIEWVVWNSELLVGHKFYCTGTTGTLILAALKEKHPEVEWDITILKSGPLGGDQQMGSRIVDGEIDYLFFFTDPMTLQPHDTDVKALTRLAGVENIVFCCNRSTADHIISSPLFLDADYERTQPDYSGYAKRFENQTVVMDAVESVNRRKRKRKE, from the coding sequence ATGAAGAAATTAGTTAGAAAAATAGGTTTGGTAGCACATGATGCTATGAAAAAAGATCTTATAGAATGGGTGGTTTGGAATTCAGAGCTACTTGTAGGACATAAATTTTATTGTACGGGTACTACAGGGACTTTAATTCTTGCTGCTTTGAAAGAAAAACATCCTGAAGTAGAGTGGGATATTACAATTTTGAAGTCCGGCCCTTTGGGAGGAGATCAACAAATGGGTTCTCGGATTGTAGATGGAGAAATAGATTATCTTTTTTTCTTTACGGATCCAATGACTTTGCAACCTCATGACACAGATGTGAAAGCCTTGACCCGTCTTGCTGGTGTTGAGAATATTGTTTTTTGTTGTAATCGTTCAACGGCAGATCATATAATTTCAAGCCCTTTGTTTCTCGATGCTGACTATGAAAGGACCCAACCTGATTATTCCGGCTATGCAAAACGATTTGAAAACCAGACGGTTGTGATGGATGCTGTGGAATCTGTAAATAGAAGGAAACGAAAAAGAAAAGAATAA
- the rplM gene encoding 50S ribosomal protein L13, with translation MDTLSYKTISANKATVTKEWVIVDATDQSLGRLGAKVAKLLRGKYKPNFTPHVDCGDNVIIINADKVKLTGNKWNDRIYLSYTGYPGGQREITPARLQAKPNGDDKLLRKVVKGMLPKNKLGAKLLGNMYVYAGGEHKHEAQSPKSIDINLLK, from the coding sequence GTGGATACTTTAAGTTACAAGACCATTTCTGCCAACAAAGCGACAGTAACCAAAGAATGGGTTATTGTTGATGCTACAGACCAATCTTTAGGTCGTCTGGGCGCAAAAGTTGCGAAACTGTTGAGAGGTAAGTATAAACCAAACTTTACTCCTCATGTAGATTGCGGTGATAATGTTATTATCATCAACGCAGACAAAGTAAAATTAACTGGAAATAAATGGAATGACAGAATTTATTTGTCATATACAGGATATCCTGGTGGGCAGAGAGAAATTACTCCAGCTCGTTTGCAAGCGAAACCTAATGGCGATGATAAATTGCTAAGAAAGGTTGTTAAAGGCATGCTTCCTAAAAATAAACTTGGTGCAAAGTTGTTGGGTAACATGTATGTTTACGCTGGTGGCGAACATAAGCATGAGGCTCAATCTCCTAAATCAATTGATATAAACTTACTTAAATAA
- the rpsI gene encoding 30S ribosomal protein S9: MEVVNALGRRKRAIARVFVSEGTGKITINKRELVEYFPSTILQYVVKQPLNKLDVAEKYDIKVNLCGGGFTGQSQALRLAIARALVKINAEDKSALRSEGFMTRDPRSVERKKPGRPKARKRFQFSKR, translated from the coding sequence ATGGAAGTAGTAAATGCATTAGGCAGACGTAAACGTGCTATTGCGCGCGTGTTCGTAAGCGAAGGTACAGGAAAGATTACTATTAACAAGAGAGAACTTGTGGAGTACTTTCCATCGACTATACTTCAGTATGTAGTTAAACAGCCATTGAATAAATTGGATGTTGCTGAAAAGTATGATATAAAAGTGAATTTGTGTGGAGGTGGCTTTACTGGTCAATCTCAAGCATTACGTTTAGCTATTGCTCGTGCGTTGGTTAAGATTAATGCGGAAGATAAATCAGCTTTACGCTCTGAAGGATTCATGACACGTGATCCTCGTTCTGTGGAACGTAAAAAACCGGGTCGTCCTAAAGCTCGTAAGAGATTCCAATTCAGTAAACGTTAA
- the rpsB gene encoding 30S ribosomal protein S2 → MSRTSFDTLLEAGCHFGHLKRKWNPSMAPYIFMERNGIHIIDLHKTVAKVDEAAEALKQIAKSGKKVLFVATKKQAKQIVAEKAISVNMPYVIERWPGGMLTNFPTIRKAVKKMTTIDKLTNDGTYSNLSKREILQISRQRAKLEKTLGSIADLTRLPSALFVVDVMKENIAVREANRLGIPVFAVVDTNSDPKNVDFVIPANDDATKSIEIIVDACCAAMIEGLEERKAEKIDMEAAGEASPGKGKRKSSKARLDKSDEEAINAAKAAAFLKEGEEA, encoded by the coding sequence ATGTCAAGAACAAGTTTTGATACATTATTAGAAGCTGGTTGCCACTTCGGACACCTTAAAAGAAAGTGGAATCCATCTATGGCTCCTTATATTTTTATGGAACGTAATGGTATTCATATCATAGACCTTCATAAAACTGTTGCAAAAGTTGATGAAGCTGCTGAAGCTCTAAAACAAATTGCTAAATCAGGCAAAAAAGTCCTTTTTGTTGCTACTAAAAAACAAGCAAAGCAGATTGTTGCCGAGAAGGCAATATCTGTGAATATGCCTTATGTTATTGAACGTTGGCCAGGTGGAATGTTGACTAACTTCCCAACGATTCGTAAGGCTGTTAAAAAAATGACTACTATCGATAAGCTAACTAACGATGGTACTTATTCCAATCTTTCTAAAAGAGAAATTCTTCAAATTTCACGTCAACGTGCGAAGCTAGAGAAAACTTTAGGTTCTATTGCTGATCTTACTCGTTTGCCTTCAGCTTTATTTGTAGTTGATGTGATGAAAGAAAATATAGCTGTTCGTGAAGCTAATCGTTTAGGAATACCCGTATTTGCAGTCGTAGATACCAATTCTGATCCTAAAAATGTGGATTTTGTAATCCCTGCAAATGATGATGCTACGAAATCTATTGAAATTATTGTTGATGCTTGTTGCGCTGCTATGATTGAAGGCTTGGAAGAAAGAAAAGCTGAAAAAATAGATATGGAAGCTGCTGGTGAAGCATCGCCAGGTAAAGGCAAAAGAAAATCCTCTAAGGCAAGACTTGATAAGTCTGATGAGGAAGCTATAAATGCAGCTAAAGCTGCTGCTTTCTTGAAAGAAGGCGAAGAAGCTTAA
- the tsf gene encoding translation elongation factor Ts: MAGKISMADITHLRKMTGAGMMDCKNALAEAEGDFEKAMEVIRKKGQAVAAKRSDRNASEGCVLAKTTGPYAAMIALKCETDFVAKNADFVALATEILDLAIANKCVDVEAVKALPMGKSTVSEAIIDRSGITGEKMELDGYAFVEAPTTSIYIHPGNKLATIVAFNQANVEPQVAHEIAMQIAAMNPISVDAASVPAEVLATEKEIAADKARQEGKPENMIEKIALGRINKFYKEVCLLQQEYVKDTKLTVAQFLDSSSKGLTVTAFKRYTLNAD; encoded by the coding sequence ATGGCTGGAAAAATATCAATGGCAGACATAACGCATCTACGCAAAATGACAGGTGCAGGTATGATGGATTGTAAGAATGCTTTGGCTGAGGCTGAAGGCGATTTCGAGAAAGCAATGGAAGTGATTCGTAAAAAGGGACAAGCTGTCGCTGCAAAACGTTCTGATCGCAATGCTTCGGAAGGCTGTGTCTTAGCTAAAACAACAGGTCCTTACGCTGCAATGATTGCTTTGAAATGCGAAACTGACTTCGTGGCAAAAAATGCTGATTTTGTAGCTCTTGCGACTGAAATTCTTGACTTAGCAATAGCAAATAAATGTGTTGATGTTGAAGCTGTAAAGGCTCTTCCTATGGGAAAATCAACTGTTTCTGAAGCAATAATTGACCGTAGTGGAATTACTGGTGAAAAAATGGAACTAGATGGTTATGCTTTTGTTGAAGCTCCTACTACTTCTATATATATTCATCCGGGAAATAAATTGGCTACAATTGTGGCTTTCAACCAAGCAAATGTTGAACCACAAGTTGCTCATGAAATTGCTATGCAAATTGCCGCAATGAATCCTATTTCTGTTGATGCAGCTAGTGTTCCTGCTGAGGTGCTTGCTACTGAAAAGGAAATTGCAGCTGATAAAGCACGCCAAGAAGGTAAGCCTGAAAATATGATTGAAAAAATTGCTTTAGGTCGCATTAATAAATTCTACAAGGAAGTTTGTTTGCTTCAGCAAGAATATGTTAAAGACACAAAATTGACAGTTGCTCAATTCTTAGATAGTTCAAGCAAAGGTCTTACGGTTACAGCTTTTAAGCGTTATACACTTAACGCTGATTAA
- a CDS encoding translation initiation factor: MKKNDWKERLNIVYSTNPNYSYEMDEDQTQATLEPSQQNLRVQLDRKNRGGKVVTLITGFVGSENDLKNLGKELKNKCGVGGSAKDHEIIIQGDLKQRIFELLKKAGYTKTKSIG, from the coding sequence ATGAAAAAGAATGATTGGAAAGAACGATTAAACATAGTATACTCCACTAACCCTAATTATAGTTATGAAATGGACGAGGACCAAACACAAGCGACTCTAGAACCAAGCCAACAAAACTTACGAGTACAATTAGATCGTAAAAACAGAGGAGGTAAAGTAGTAACATTAATTACTGGATTTGTTGGAAGTGAAAATGATCTAAAAAACCTAGGAAAAGAGCTTAAAAACAAATGCGGCGTTGGAGGGAGCGCTAAAGATCACGAAATCATTATACAAGGAGATTTAAAGCAAAGAATATTCGAATTACTTAAAAAAGCAGGATATACAAAAACAAAGTCAATAGGATAA
- a CDS encoding redox-sensing transcriptional repressor Rex, with translation MSNQIHRKDIAKVPEPTLRRLPWYLSNVKLLKQKGEQFVSSTQISKEINIDASQIAKDLSYVNISGRTRVGYEVDALIEVLEGFLGFTNMHRAFLFGVGSLGGALLRDSGLNHFGLKIIAAFDVNPAIVGTNINGIPVFHSDDFYTKMAEYHVNIGVLTVPIEIAQRITDVMVEGGIKAVWNFTPFRIRVPEDIVVQNTSLYAHLAVMFNRLNFNEH, from the coding sequence ATGAGCAATCAAATACATCGCAAAGATATTGCAAAAGTTCCGGAACCGACTCTACGTAGGTTACCGTGGTATCTTTCTAATGTCAAATTGCTAAAACAAAAAGGAGAACAATTTGTTTCTTCTACACAGATATCAAAGGAAATTAATATCGATGCTTCTCAAATAGCCAAAGATTTGTCTTATGTTAATATATCGGGACGTACTCGCGTAGGTTACGAAGTCGATGCCCTTATAGAAGTGTTAGAAGGTTTTTTGGGTTTTACCAATATGCATAGGGCTTTTCTTTTTGGGGTAGGAAGTTTGGGAGGTGCATTGCTTCGTGATTCTGGTTTAAACCATTTTGGTTTGAAAATAATAGCTGCTTTTGATGTCAATCCGGCTATTGTTGGTACTAACATTAATGGAATTCCTGTTTTTCATTCGGATGATTTTTATACTAAAATGGCTGAGTATCATGTAAACATAGGAGTTCTTACTGTTCCTATTGAAATAGCTCAAAGAATTACTGATGTGATGGTTGAAGGAGGAATCAAGGCCGTTTGGAATTTTACTCCTTTTCGTATACGTGTTCCTGAGGATATTGTTGTTCAAAATACTTCTTTGTATGCCCATTTAGCTGTAATGTTTAATCGTTTGAATTTTAATGAGCACTAA
- a CDS encoding fumarylacetoacetate hydrolase family protein, which translates to MKIIAVGMNYAEHNKELCHVNENKEPVVFMKPDSAILKDGKPFFIPSFSEEIDYETEVVVRISRLGKNIASRFASRYYDAITIGIDFTARDLQREFRERGNPWELCKGFDSSAAIGTFLPIKDTLDIQSLNFRLDIDSNPVQQGFTGDMLFQIDEIIAYISQFVTLKIGDLLFTGTPAGVGPVKIGQHLQGYLEGEKLLDFYIR; encoded by the coding sequence ATGAAGATTATCGCTGTAGGGATGAATTATGCAGAGCATAATAAAGAGCTTTGTCACGTCAATGAAAATAAAGAGCCTGTTGTTTTTATGAAGCCTGATTCGGCTATTCTCAAAGATGGAAAACCTTTTTTTATCCCTAGTTTTTCAGAGGAAATAGATTATGAAACAGAGGTGGTGGTTCGCATTAGCCGTTTGGGAAAAAATATTGCTTCTCGTTTTGCTTCTCGCTATTATGATGCTATTACAATAGGTATTGATTTTACTGCTCGTGATTTGCAGCGAGAATTCCGTGAGAGGGGAAACCCATGGGAACTATGTAAGGGATTTGATAGTTCTGCCGCTATTGGTACTTTCTTGCCTATTAAAGATACTTTGGATATTCAGTCCTTAAATTTTCGTTTGGATATTGATAGTAATCCTGTACAACAAGGCTTTACAGGTGACATGTTGTTCCAGATTGATGAGATCATAGCTTACATTAGTCAATTCGTTACGTTAAAAATAGGTGATTTATTATTTACCGGTACTCCAGCGGGTGTGGGACCTGTTAAAATCGGTCAGCATTTGCAAGGATACCTAGAGGGAGAAAAGCTATTAGACTTTTATATCCGCTAG
- the ispF gene encoding 2-C-methyl-D-erythritol 2,4-cyclodiphosphate synthase gives MKIRVGFGFDVHQLIANRELWLGGILLKHEKGLLGHSDADVLIHAICDALLGAANMRDIGYHFPDTASDFKDIDSKVLLKKTVEILVQKGYQIGNIDATICAERPKLKEHIPAMQEVLSNVMGIDVDDVSIKATTTEKLGFTGREEGISAYATVLIIRN, from the coding sequence ATGAAAATAAGAGTAGGGTTTGGGTTTGATGTTCATCAACTTATTGCGAATCGTGAATTATGGTTAGGTGGTATTCTCCTTAAACATGAAAAAGGCTTATTAGGACATTCAGATGCGGATGTATTGATACATGCTATATGTGATGCTCTTCTAGGAGCTGCAAATATGCGCGATATCGGTTATCATTTTCCTGATACCGCAAGCGATTTTAAAGATATTGATAGTAAAGTGCTTTTGAAGAAAACAGTAGAAATTCTTGTTCAGAAAGGATATCAAATAGGTAATATTGATGCAACTATTTGTGCAGAACGTCCTAAATTGAAAGAACATATACCTGCTATGCAGGAAGTTTTGTCTAATGTGATGGGAATAGATGTTGATGATGTCTCTATTAAAGCTACTACTACAGAAAAGCTTGGTTTTACAGGTCGCGAAGAAGGTATCTCTGCATATGCTACGGTTTTGATTATTAGAAACTGA